In Scomber japonicus isolate fScoJap1 chromosome 20, fScoJap1.pri, whole genome shotgun sequence, the genomic window ACTGTCACGGATAagtctatgtgtttgtgtattgccGTGTCAGTCTATCCTCTCTCCTGGTGTAATGTCAATGCACTCTAGTGTCTAATCATTCCGCGCATAAACCCAACATCAATCCCCTCTCTGTCTTCGACTcttgctcactctctctctctatactcTCGCTTTGTTTTTAGATCTGAGTCTCTTGGACATTTTCCTTCGAGCTCCCCTTGAAGAGAAGAGGCTCCATTTGGGGATTCTGATTTTGGCCCATGAAACCTTTGATCGATCCATGTAAGCCCATTGTAGGCATGGGTAGGGACATTGGTAGTGGTGGGGACATAGAAATGGGGTTGGTGTTGATGCCATTGCCTGATGTGGTGAGCAAATTGGATGTAGAGATTGGGACTGAGGTACAGGAGATGGGGATATCCTGGCCTTGCTTGTTATTGAGCATCCCTCCTGGTCCCATCCCTTCGGAGCCAATACTAAGACCCATCACGTTGTTGTTGAAATGATGGGTCTTATAGTAATGGTTCAGAGTATCTGAACGTCCAATGTTAGGTAGGTTGACTATTTCTGGATGATGTATCCGTAGGGTTCCTTCTCCACCACCAGAATTCATGGTTGAACCACCTGAGATGCCACTTCCGGCACCAGCTCCAATCTCATCTTCTACATTGACAATTTCAATGGCTCTGGCAGGTCCGTGGTGCTTGTGTAGCTGGTGCTGCTTCCGAAGTTTATAGAAGACCACCAACATTACAGCTGCCATAAAAGTAATGGCCACAAAGCAGCCAATAATGATCTTAGTTGTTTTCATTACATCATCCAAGCCTGGAATGTTAGTTACATCAATTATGGACACAGTCACAGCATTTTCAGTGGCTCTGTTAGCTCGTGGGGACAGtgatgaaagagaagagagagaaggagatatTGTGATGCCAGGTTGGCCCTCTAACACCCCTCTTTGAACCGTAGGATTAGGGAAATCTATGAAGGTCTCGTTAATATACTGTCTTGCTGAGTTCttatcatctcctcctcctcctactgtaTCTACTGTTTCCACAGTAACAGTGGTGAAATAGCTGTAGCTGTTGCTGGGGTCTGAAGCAGACACATTGAGCACGGCGGTCGCAGTGGTGTTTCCGGCTGAGTTGGTTACCATGCAAGTATACTGCCCGGTGTCTTGCACGGTCACATTTGTGAAGTTCAGTGTTCCGTCATGAAGCACTGAGATCCTAACTCGGTATGATCCGTGGGTCATCAGAGTGCCATTTGGAGTGAACCAATTCACAGACGTCATCGAGGTTCCAGTACGACATTTCAGCTCAGCAGCCATACCCTCAGTAACATTGAGGTCAGTGGGTGGCTCAACAATCACTGGGGCATAGCAGGTGAAGTGGCTCTGGTCTAGTTCCCCAATGTACTTGCCCTTCAGACCTGGGGGTGCATGGCAGCGAGCACAACATGTGGTGTTGCTGGGAACTGTTTCTTTCAGCCACCAGCTGAGCCACAGAACATCACAATTGCACACCCAAGGATTGTGGTTGAGATGTACCCTCTCCAACTGGTGCAAAGGGGTGAAGAGGTCATGAGGCAGGGAATGCAGGGAATTGTGGGAGAGGTTGAGCTCCTCTAAGTTTTTGAGGTCATCAAAAGCATTGCGTTCAATGACTGAAACTCTGGAGTGCATTAGCCACAGCTTGCGAAGCGACACTAGGCCCTGGAAAGATCCTGGTCTGACTATCCCCAGCTGGTTCCCTGACAGCTCCAACTCCTCTAGTCGTACAAGCGGGGTGAGATTAGGGATGTCCTTCAAGCCGCACATGCCAAGATTCAAGAAACGCAAGTTGACCAGACCTTCAAACGCAGCCTCTGAGATGAAATCTAGTTTCCTGAGTTCCCCTAGATCGAGACGGCGTAAAGAGGGAACACGGTGAAAGGCAAATGCCGGTAGCGTCTCGATGGGGTTGTTTCGTAGCCATAGTTCCCTTAGCTTGCTGAGGTACTCAAAGGCTTGTGATGGAACCACTGTGAGACGGTTGTCAAAAAGCTCCAGCGTGTTTAGGTTAGGAAGGCCATTGAAAGCTCCCACCTCAATCTGCCGGATATGGTTCTTAGAGAGCTGGAGGATTTCCAAATGCCGCAGATGCTTAAAGGTGTCAGACTTGATCACCTGGTGTGGAAACAAAAACACGGAGGCATGTTGTAGCAAAATCAGAATTACTGCTGTCAAAATATATTCACTCATCTGAAATGTATGGTCTGTTTTTAGATGAAGCCATATTTACCTGAATTGAGTTCTCTTGTAGATTGAGGTATCTTGTGTTCTCTGAAATACTGTCTGGGACTTGATCTAAAGTCTTCCTTGTACAGATGACACGGCTCGCCTGATTGGAGCAGGTACAGGGGGTGGGGCAGGGGGGTGCTGCCTCTGTCAGCTGAGGTCCATGGTTGTGAAACCACAACAAAAGCTGGACCAAccagaggaggggggaaggggaaCAGGGGCTGGTCACCATGACAACACGCATGGCAACTGAGTCATGACCCACCCCTATTGCTATGATGTTGATAGGTCACCTCCAAACAAGGTAATTTAAGTACTTATGTTGATATTCATAATTTTTGCTCTTATTCAGTTTTTTCTCCTTCAAGCAGTCACTTTAAAAATTATGAGTGAAAAGGGTGATGCTATATTAAAGACTGTATTATTAACAGATTCTTAATTTCCTTTGCTCATTATCAAGCACCTTGTTCTTTTCAACGTGTCATTTTAGGGAGCCATGTATGTTTTGTTCTCATAACAATTAAATAAGATTTGGGGGAGAATTTGCTCTTGAAAGTGTTGTCTCCACAGAGGCTGTTGCTTCTCACTgtaggggaaagagagaaaaggagaaaggaaggaggtcaCATAAGTGCACAGTGCAGTAGTTTTAAGATATTAGCTATTAGATATTATCACATACATGCAAGTATTGCCAGAACTGAATTAAAATTCTAAAATATTACAATGGACTGTTGCCAGAGTGCATGACAAGCTGGGTTGGGCTTTCTGTTCTAAAGAGGTGGCTTTCAAATTGTGGCTTGTAGTCCAACTGGTGAGTCAGCTGCCATTTTCTTCATAGGTTGAACTTAACATCTGGGTCATGGTCTGAAATGGCCACAAAATCCTCAAACCTCAAGCGGGGTCACAAGTGCGGCAGCAGACTCATCAGTACGAAGGCACACTGTCTATCCAACTCTATGGAACTGGTTGGCTACTAGTTAGATACTGATATATGTGGAAtctcacatttaaatgaataaaaagttgTTGAATCCAATTACTGTTGGTGGGATTCATCTAGAACTAAGGTTAATGCAGAGATTCATGCAATCCATCATAAGGCAACAGCACAGCACTACAAATGAGATAACAAACGATGCCTTCATGCAGTAATTTAGCAATTAAGATATGAAGGAATGATTATTGACTGCTGAAATTTTACTGCAATGCACATGCTGTTCACAATAAGCAACACACAATCATACAGGATCCCCAACCACTAAAGTTGATGAACCAAACATGAAAATGACAACTAGAttctgagaagaagaagaaaaaatggggtaaaacacatttatggCTTTTGTAGTACATTAAACTATATTATGTTTTTCAAGTGGGGTTTATCTTTGGTTAATAGTGTGTCACACACTGTTTTGAAACAGAAATGGCTGCAAGCATCAGCAGACTCACTAAATTTAGAAGTGATTGGGCTGTTTCTCTTATAATGATAAGACCAAAGAGAAAGTTCATTGTTTTCTCAGCACATTATGCTTGACACTACAACTCTAGCAGGCACAAGCCTGTGTTGTCTGTTACACATAAGAAAATCTTTGTTATCTATCACATCATGTGACCACTGTGTTATGATTGTCAATATTTTTCACAAGATAACTATTGATACATTTTCCAAATATTATCATTCAGTAATAAACACAGTATTTTCAAAAGGTTCCATGGCAGTCTTTAGCATCTCCTCTCCTATGCAGCGACGATGCATGCGCTCCTAGAAACACGGTTGCTGTGGCAACCTGCTCACTCACCATCTTGTGTTTTTACTGTCCAGTGCCTTATTCCACATTACTGTGTTTAGCTGAGCTTGATGAACATTTGCTGTGCAAAACTGATCATTGGCACCTTTTTAGCCAAAGACAATTAagctttaattaatttaaagcttAAGGTTTATTCTCGTCACAGCATACCAGATATTAGATCAACAGTCTTTGACTCTGTGAATACCTTTACCTATACGAGGGCAAACTGAATGTTGAAAGTCTATAGTTTTGTATATGGAAATGTACATTCGGATAAGTGCAAGGAAACCTTAGAAAGCACACTGTTGAACCATGGCCTTCAATATCGCAACAGAGGGAACACATCTTCCATGAATCTTAATGTCTACAAGGTCTGAGGATTAGGTCAACATCAgtctttattaaaaacataGCTCTGAGAACTCTAAAAGCATCTATTAAGAAAGCTCATAAGGGAGTGTATGCTAAAAATAGACTTTTTCAGATGCTCTGCACATCCCAcagactgtctctctctgtttctctctctctctctctctctctctctctctctcacacacacacacacacacacacacacacacacacacacacacacgcacacacacacagatgttcacACATCCATATCCACAACTGTTTCAACTGTAACTGCCACAGAGAAATAACATCACATTATCCATGTCCAATAGATTTATGAATACAGATGGTAAACCAAAATGCGAATGTATGCACCTTTGCAACACTCAAACATACTTATTATGGTGTTCTGTACTTCCTTGAAGAGTCTCCTTCTCGTCCCTATCCAGCAGGTAATTATGCATTTCAATCATATGACTCAGATAGAGAAAAAGAGTTTCAATGTCTCCCTCAGACGTCAGAATTGTATCTGATCCAGACTGGTGGTTTAACAGTTACAATAATTAGCTCATCAGAAAATGATTCATAGAAACATCAAAACACAACAGTATTAATATTCAGTGGTCAAATAATTGATCATACCAGTACTTGAAAACAGAATTTGTTTTTCATGCACACTGGTACTTCATTAAACATGTTGTTAGGGTGGTGCTTTgtcatttttcctttgtttataTTCTCTCTTTTGGAAGGGGTTTGTCTCAACAACATTAGCAGCTGAGTGAACTGCAAGGATCCTAATCCCTAATCTCTTCTGCCACTGCAACTATGCCATTCATGAAATTTACAAATATGGAGGTAATGGTGAGATTTGTctcacacaaatataaaagtaaGAGATGAGCGGTTGTATTCAGCAAAAATAGTATCAGAAAATGCTAATGCATTTCAGTTATTACATCATCAGAGGAGTGATGCATTTCCCATCAGACAAAGGCCTCTGGTAGTTGTCAGTAACCAGTTGTTCAATGCAGTTGTTTCTTAAAGAGTAAGACTAAATTTTCTTTGCATTGAAAAGATGAGATGGTAAAAACCTATGTGATATTAAACACCACACAAGGTAAAATTGTATTGTGGAGTGAGACCTTGAATCTGCAGGCAGGACGCCTGTTGCCTTGACCTCCCATCCTCAAGTTCTTCAGCATGAGAGCACAAGAACAACAACATACACATTTTTAGGCATTTTGAGAATATCACACACCGACTCATGTGAGGGGAAATTCTGTCACCAAAGGGCTTTATCCTCATCCTtgtgcaaaatgtgttttctttgggGTTTATGGCACGCTTGACATGCAGTTTACATGTACTTTTTTCTGACCAATTTCACTCAAAAGGTATTTCTATTTCATGATCTTTTTTTCATGTCAAGAGCAGATTGCAACCATGTAGATATTGATTATTCGATCAGGCCCGAGAGAGCGCTCAGTCGTGAAAAGACAAATTAGTGCAAGCTGCTGACCAATTGCTACAAACCAATCACATCATCATAAGCGCCTGATTGTATCAATGCCCTGCTCTCCACAACAGAGTCGTTAAGGTTTATGAAGAGGCAAAAATCATGGTGTTGTTTTCAATAAACGCCGAGGCTCTGAGCTTTGGGATGTTTCCTGTAAGCCTACACAAGGCCCAATTAGACCTCATGTATTTACAGATGGTCTAGATGAGCACAAAGCGACACAGGTGCAGCAGGGCCAACATCATCTACTGTAACTATGACAACAGTAGATTGATTCAGGACGTGGGAATCAGGGTAGCATTTCATCATTATAGTAACGGCCAGCGCTGTTAAGAGAGAGACAATTGCGGGTTTATGCCAAATATTTTCTCCACTTTCAACCAATGACAAGTATATTTTCTCAAATCTTGTTGATACCAACtcatgaaaataacaaaaaggcCATAACCTGGCAATTTCCTCCCGCAGTCGCAACCTCTGATCTGCAATCTCTCTTCATCATATAGCCTCTAGCATAATATCTCCTACAATTCAACAGAATGGCCTTATTCATCTTTGCAGCTGCGCTCACTACGGCGCACCTTCTCGGGAACGCAATTGAAATTCTGAATAGGCCTAATTCTGCACATGCTGCATTACAAAATGGCTTGCATCCATCCTCTCTTCGTGGTAATGACATGACTGCACCCAAAAATAATCCATAGGCTCACTATTTATTTAGTAATGACATGTGTGGACATGTGAAATACCGGCTTACATAAGGAACCATGTTAATTAAATGCATTTGCAAGGACTTACCACAGCTTTATTCCACTGACATCGACGCTAACTATATCGCTGATATTAATTATTCACTTAAATTATTATCCATCTGTGCAACCTCTGCACATTTTCTTATCCAATCTTGTTAATCTCGTTACTGATTTCGGCATCCATGCAGATTAGGTAACAAATGCAATAATTACGCCGGCCATTTCAGCCCCTTCTACCTGTACATCCAATATACACGTACCTTAATGTTTCGGCGGCTGCGGTGTAAGGTCggtgttttctctctcctctcgtccCCTCCACCGATCGTCAGTTTTTTCCAACCTCGCTATctatctctccttttctcttccctAAATTGATTCGCTTGTTTCCACGGCTGTGAGCTGGCTCTTGTTCTTGTAGGCTATTCCGCAGCGCCAACGCAACGCGGGGGGCTACAGTGATGGCAGGTTAGAGATGAGCAAaatccacatacacacacacacacacacggtaggAGAAAAACAGGGATCAGATTAAGGGTAGTTGGAGAGAGTGATGTTAGTAAATATCACATTTAGGGACGAGGTCCGGGACGAATGCATCCATGCGCCTTATCATCCTTGGAGAGGAACGCAGGCAGCAAACGCGACGGCGCCCGCTGGGCAGAGCATTTTGCGTCCAGCAGAAGAGGCTCTTTACGCACATTCCGTATGTTTAAGTCTGAATCCCACTAAGACAGCATTGGAAGAATAGGTGAAGGACCAGCGACTCAATAATGTACCTGCGTTCATTagatgatttaaaacattaaaatctttATCCAGAGCAGATTATCGCCACAATAAAACagatttgctttattttattctgcaaGGTTTGTGTAAAACTATACAGTGCAACATATGATTTAAACATGTAGGCTACAGTGTATGTAgtcatatatttattaatatgacTCAGCAGCACTTTTTGATCAACAGGATTCATTTGATCACTGTGTCTCCTCTAATaaagttttcagttcagttttctgTGTTTACCACTGTGTAATGGCCACCTGTTTTAACTCACTTGAACCAACAAGCCAACAAACATCTGCAGTAAGAAACAGTTCTGGTCCATTGACTCTTAAAGAGTTTTGTAGGCTTACTAATGTCCATACTCATAATGAATGCTCAGTGCTAGCACATGCATTTTAGTAATGGCCAGCTAGGATTAAATCTAGCAAACTAATGAGCTCTGTTTTCTGCAGACTTTGCATatgagtatttatttattttttcccaaagcAGTTCTCAGTGATGGATTTAAAGCTTTACATTTGCAAGCCGTCACCATTACTATTACTTGCTGTCAGGATCCAGACATGGACAACAAATCAAAAGCCAAAACTTCAAATACTTCAGAATCCTGCAAAAAGAAGGTTGCACACTTTTAATtagataattaaaaacaatgctATTAGCCAATAAAGAAAGCTTTAGACAGCAGAGAGATCTTTGTCACACGTACAGACACGTGTCAAGCGCTTTAGCTCTCCTTCACCATCACTGCCCCCATCACAGGGCAAATTTGAGTTCAAATTTCTATTTGTGCAGAAGAAGAGATTCTCCCCTTTGAGGGCTAGCATTGTAGTCACTACCAAGGAATAGTTTGTGGGTAAAAATAAATCTCAGTACATCTTTGCTCTGTCTCAGCTCACACTAAAGGTCAAAGGACAGAGAAGGCCAGTTATGCTTCAGAAAGACCCCCAAGatatctctctcctcctctccatcttcctccctcccttcacccTCTCCCTtgctctccccctccctccctgtgaATGCCGTAGTGAGCATTGTTCACGACCACTAGCTTTTGCTGAAAGCCGCACAGCAATGAGGTCTCTGTGCCTTttgcctctctcttcctctcccctcccccctcctctgcccctctctctctctctttctctctctctctctctcttgctctcgctctctcttccaCCCATCTACCTcactctccttccctctctttctccctctatctctctccctctattaAATTTCCAGTCACACAGTGGTGCAGAGGatattcctcctttccctctttctacCTCTTTCCTCATTCCCTCTCACTCATGCTGAAATCTTAGCCCACATCCAGTCTCTCACCTACCCTGACTgcctttctgtgttttttctgccACTCTTGTCGTCTCCTCTCTGTACATCTTTTTGCCTTCCAACCCCCGCGCCATTTAAAGTGATTCCACGCCGCCCATGCCAAATCCACCCTGTGCCtctgctctccttccttcccccactTTCCACTCTATGTCCTCACTGTGTCATTGCACATT contains:
- the lrrc4bb gene encoding leucine-rich repeat-containing protein 4B; protein product: MRVVMVTSPCSPSPLLWLVQLLLWFHNHGPQLTEAAPPCPTPCTCSNQASRVICTRKTLDQVPDSISENTRYLNLQENSIQVIKSDTFKHLRHLEILQLSKNHIRQIEVGAFNGLPNLNTLELFDNRLTVVPSQAFEYLSKLRELWLRNNPIETLPAFAFHRVPSLRRLDLGELRKLDFISEAAFEGLVNLRFLNLGMCGLKDIPNLTPLVRLEELELSGNQLGIVRPGSFQGLVSLRKLWLMHSRVSVIERNAFDDLKNLEELNLSHNSLHSLPHDLFTPLHQLERVHLNHNPWVCNCDVLWLSWWLKETVPSNTTCCARCHAPPGLKGKYIGELDQSHFTCYAPVIVEPPTDLNVTEGMAAELKCRTGTSMTSVNWFTPNGTLMTHGSYRVRISVLHDGTLNFTNVTVQDTGQYTCMVTNSAGNTTATAVLNVSASDPSNSYSYFTTVTVETVDTVGGGGDDKNSARQYINETFIDFPNPTVQRGVLEGQPGITISPSLSSLSSLSPRANRATENAVTVSIIDVTNIPGLDDVMKTTKIIIGCFVAITFMAAVMLVVFYKLRKQHQLHKHHGPARAIEIVNVEDEIGAGAGSGISGGSTMNSGGGEGTLRIHHPEIVNLPNIGRSDTLNHYYKTHHFNNNVMGLSIGSEGMGPGGMLNNKQGQDIPISCTSVPISTSNLLTTSGNGINTNPISMSPPLPMSLPMPTMGLHGSIKGFMGQNQNPQMEPLLFKGSSKENVQETQI